A window from Vigna angularis cultivar LongXiaoDou No.4 chromosome 7, ASM1680809v1, whole genome shotgun sequence encodes these proteins:
- the LOC108337855 gene encoding uncharacterized protein LOC108337855 translates to MVGLSLGEKHFIQGGIAHDLRCDGRKRLTYRPILVETGVIPQANGSARVRMGATDVIASIKAELGKPSLLQPDKGKVSIYIDCSSTAEPAFEGRGGDELAAELSNALQDCLLGGKSGAGAGVDLSSLIVVEGKICWDLYIDGLVVSSDGNLLDALGAAIKAALCNTGIPRVQVAAGASNDEQPEVDVSDEEFLQFDTSGVPVIVTLTKIGRHYIVDATSEEESQMNSAVSISVNRQGHICGITKRGGVGLDPSIILDMISVAKHVSEQLMNKLDSEIASAEAEDES, encoded by the exons ATGGTGGGTTTATCTCTCGGAGAAAAACATTTCATACAAGGTGGCATTGCTCATGATCTTCGATGTGATGGTAGAAAGAGATTGACATATCGACCAATCTTGGTTGAAACTGGAGTGATTCCCCAG GCAAATGGTTCAGCTCGAGTCAGAATGGGTGCCACAGATGTCATTGCCAGTATTAAG GCTGAACTTGGAAAGCCAAGCTTGTTGCAACCTGACAAAGGAAAAGTCTCTATATATATTGATTGCAGTTCGACTGCAGAGCCAGCCTTTGAG GGTAGAGGGGGTGATGAATTGGCAGCAGAGCTGTCAAATGCTCTTCAAGACTGTCTCTTGGGTGGTAAAAGTGGAGCAG GTGCTGGAGTTGACCTTTCATCACTTATTGTGGTTGAAGGAAAAATTTGTTGGGATCTTTACATTGATGGGCTTGTTGTTAGTTCAGATGGAAATTTGTTGGATGCTCTAGGCGCTGCCATTAAG GCTGCTTTGTGCAATACAGGTATTCCAAGAGTCCAAGTTGCTGCTGGAGCATCCAACGATGAGCAACCAGAAGTTGATGTAAGCGACGAGGAGTTTCTGCAGTTTGACACATCTGGAGTCCCTGTTATAGTTACACTAACTAAG ATTGGGAGGCACTATATTGTGGATGCAACGTCAGAAGAGGAATCACAAATGAACTCTGCCGTTTCCATCTCTGTTAATAGGCAAGGGCACATCTGTGGCATAACCAAACGAGGAGGTGTAGGGCTGGATCCAAGCATCATTCTTGATATGATATCTGTTGCCAAGCATGTAAGCGAGCAATTAATGAACAAATTGGATTCAGAAATTGCTTCTGCTGAAGCTGAAGACGAGTCATGA
- the LOC108337851 gene encoding protein ACTIVITY OF BC1 COMPLEX KINASE 7, chloroplastic, whose amino-acid sequence MAMQGCYCHHVKLVTQRRTLDSLSFSGSISVNKLSKNIRTTTCDPSKSNPFPKFLVVRMRQTELPLPASKNGAANGRAVKMVRTTELVNRKTMSANKVEKTVNGSASKVNGTSQVRKRPMPVMTKTVKSRTRTSRALPSLEELKVLPSDEGFSWANEHYSSWQRSIDVWSFVVSFRIRILLDNSKWAYMRGFTEAKQKIRRRKTASWLRESVLQLGPTFIKLGQLSSTRSDLFPREFVDELVKLQDMVPAFSTEKARKFIESELGASIDMLFKEFEDRPIAAASLGQVHRAILHNGEKVVVKVQRPGLKKLFDIDLKNLKLIAEYFQRNEAFGGPLRDWIGIYEECATILYQEIDYINEGKNADRFRRDFRNIKWVRIPLVYWDYTALKVLTMEYVPGIKIDQVDTLTSRGYDRLRISSRATEAYLIQILRTGFFHADPHPGNLAIDVDEAIIYYDFGMMGEIKSFTRERLLELFYAMYEKDAKKVMQRLIELGALQPTGDLSSVRRSVQFFLDHLQSQAPDQQQTLSAIGEDLFAIAQDQPFRFPSTFAFVLRAFSTLEGIGYTLNPNFSFARIAAPYAQELLDMRQKQITPPQLVEEIRKQADDARSYTMSMPYRVQRIEEFTKQLEAGDLKLRVRVLESERAARKATTLQMATMYTVLGGTLLNLGITMSNQGNVAMGNGSFIAAGIFMTLFVRSMQRVKMLDKFEKMI is encoded by the exons ATGGCCATGCAAGGTTGTTATTGTCATCATGTGAAGTTGGTAACTCAAAGAAGAACACTGGACAGTCTAAGTTTTTCAGGCTCGATTTCGGTTAATAAATTGTCGAAGAACATTAGGACAACAACGTGTGATCCATCAAAGAGCAATCCGTTTCCAAAGTTTTTGGTCGTGAGAATGCGACAGACAGAATTGCCTTTGCCTGCCTCAAAGAACGGAGCAGCAAATGGTAGAGCTGTTAAAATGGTACGAACAACTGAGCTGGTGAACAGAAAGACAATGTCAGCGAATAAGGTAGAGAAGACAGTGAATGGTTCAGCTTCGAAGGTTAATGGGACAAGTCAAGTGAGAAAAAGACCTATGCCAGTCATGACCAAGACAGTGAAGTCTAGAACTAGAACATCTAGAGCACTTCCATCGTTGGAAGAGCTAAAGGTTTTACCCTCAGATGAAGGTTTCAGTTGGGCCAATGAACATTACAGCTCCTGGCAGAGGTCTATTGATGTTTGGtcttttgttgtttctttcaGAATTCGGATTCTGTTGGACAACTCAAAATGGGCATATATGAGAGGCTTCACAGAAGCAAAACAG AAAATCAGAAGGAGGAAAACTGCCTCATGGTTAAGAGAGTCTGTATTGCAGCTTGGTCCAACTTTCATTAAACTTGGTCAGTTGTCATCAACAAGGTCGGATCTGTTTCCACGTGAATTTGTGGATGAGCTCGTAAAATTGCAG GACATGGTTCCTGCCTTCTCTACtgagaaagcaagaaaatttATTGAGAGTGAATTAGGAGCTTCCATTGATATGTTATTTAAAGAGTTTGAAGATCGACCAATTGCCGCTGCTAGTCTCGGTCAG GTTCATCGTGCTATTCTGCATAATGGAGAAAAAGTAGTAGTCAAAGTTCAAAGGCCAGGTCTGAAGAAGCTTTTCGACATTGATTTGA AAAACTTAAAACTGATCGCAGAGTATTTCCAGAGAAATGAAGCTTTTGGGGGTCCACTCAGAGATTGGATTGGAATATATGAAGAATGTGCAAC TATTCTGTATCAAGAAATTGACTATATAAATGAAGGAAAGAATGCTGACAGGTTCCGACGAGATTTTAGAAACATAAAGTGGGTTCGAATACCT TTGGTATATTGGGATTACACTGCCTTAAAGGTGTTGACCATGGAGTATGTTCCAG GTATCAAAATAGACCAGGTGGATACGTTAACTTCTCGTGGCTATGATCGATTACGAATCTCATCACGTGCTACTGAGGCGTACCTGATTCAG ATATTGAGAACAGGTTTCTTTCATGCGGATCCTCACCCTGGAAATCTTGCGATTGATGTGGACGAagcaattatttattatgactTTGGCATGATGGGAGAGATCAAATCTTTTACCCGAGAGAGACTGCTTGAACTTTTCTATGCTATGTATGAAAAGGATGCCAAAAAG GTTATGCAACGCCTTATAGAGCTGGGAGCACTCCAACCTACTGGGGATCTGTCTTCA GTGAGGAGATCTGTACAGTTTTTCCTTGACCATTTGCAAAGCCAGGCACCAGATCAGCAGCAGACCCTTTCTGCAATCGGGGAG GATTTATTTGCAATAGCACAAGACCAGCCATTCCGTTTTCCATCTACCTTTGCCTTTGTTCTCAGGGCTTTTTCAACACTTGAAG GCATAGGCTACACACTCAATCCAAATTTCTCCTTTGCAAGGATTGCTGCACCCTATGCACAG GAACTTTTAGATATGAGGCAAAAGCAGATTACACCACCACAGCTTGTGGAGGAGATAAGAAAGCAAGCAGATGAT GCTAGATCCTACACCATGTCAATGCCATATAGAGTTCAAAGAATAGAAGAGTTTACAAAGCAACTTGAAGCAGGGGATCTAAAACTTCGAGTCCGAGTTCTCGAG TCTGAAAGAGCTGCTCGGAAAGCAACGACTTTACAAATGGCAACTATGTATACCGTGTTAGGAGGAACTCTGCTAAATCTTGGTATCACTATGAGCAACCAAGGCAATGTAGCTATGGGAAATGGATCTTTCATTGCTGCAG GTATTTTTATGACACTGTTTGTCAGATCCATGCAAAGGGTAAAGATGCTTGATAAGTTtgaaaaaatgatataa